The sequence below is a genomic window from Gadus morhua chromosome 12, gadMor3.0, whole genome shotgun sequence.
CTGAGGAGGAGTAAGCCTGCGTAGCTCCTGTGGCCCCTGGAACTACAGATGGAGTTACATCTACCCTGGAGGTTGGTGTCATAGTTAGGTCTGGGGTGGTAGTTGATTCTGTTGGGTTAGTAGTTAGGTCTGGGGTGGTAGTTGATTCTGTTGGGTTAGTAGTTAGGTCTGGGGTGGTAGTTGATTCTGTTGGGTTGGTAGTTAACTCTGGGTAGGTAGTTGATTCTGTTGGGTTGGTAGTTAGGTCTGGGGTGGTAGTTGATTCTGTTGGGTTGGTAGTTAACTCTGGGTAGGTAGTTGATTCTGTTGGGTTGGTAGTTAGGTCTGGGGTGGTAGTTGATTCTGTTGGGTTAGTAGTTAGGTCTGGGTAGGTAGTTGATTCTGTTGGGTTAGTAGTTAGGTCTGGGGTGGTAGTTGATTCTGTTGGGTTAGTAGTTAGGTCTGGGGTGGTAGTTGATTCTGTTGGGTTAGTAGTTAGGTCTGGGGTGGTAGTTGATTCTGTTGGGTTAGTAGTTAGGTCTGGGTAGGTTGTTGATTCTGTTGGGTTGGTAGTTAGGTCTGGGGTGGTAGTTGATTCTGTTGGGTTGGTAGTTAGGTCTGGGGTGGTAGTTGATTCTGTTGGGTTAGTAGTTAGGTCTGGGTAGGTAGTTGATTCTGTTGGGTTGGTAGTTAGGTCTGGGTAGGTTGTTGATTCTGTTGGGTTGGTAGTTAGGTCTGGGTAGGTAGTTGATTCTGTTGGGTTGGTAGTTAGGTCTGGGTAGGTTGTTGATTCTGTTGGGTTAGTAGTTAGGTCTGGGGTGGTAGTTGATTCTGTTGGGTTAGTAGTTAGGTCTGGGGTGGTAGTTGATTCTGTTGGGTTGGTAGTTAGGTCTGGGGTGGTAGTTGATTCTGTTGGGTTAGTAGTTAGGTCTGGGGTGGTTGTTGATTCTGTTGGGTTAGTAGTTAGGTCTGGGTAGGTTGTTGATTCTGTTGGGTTAGTAGTTAGGTCTGGGGTGGTAGTTGATTCTGTTGGGTTGGTAGTTAGGTCTGGGGTGGTAGTTGATTCTGTTGGGTTAGTAGTTAGGTCTGGGGTGGTAGTTGATTCTGTTGGGTTGGTAGTTAGGTCTGGGTAGGTTGTTGATTCTGTTGGGTTGGTAGTTAGGTCTGGGGTGGTAGTTGATTCTGTTGGGTTAGTAGTTAGGTCTGGGGTGGTAGTTGATTCTGTTGGGTTGGTAGTTAGGTCTGGGTAGGTTGTTGATTCCGTTGGGTTGGTAGTTAGGTCTGGGTAGGTAGTTGAATCTGTTGGGTAAATAAGGGGCACACTTGGCTCAATGGTTTCGTATCCATCTGTTCCACTTGCTCCAAACTCCTGTCTAGTCTGCAGATCAGAATCCGGCAGTGCGATGTCTTGGTTGAATGGTTTGGTGAGGTCAGAGCCGCCCATGTCGGGGAGGATGGCCTGAGTGGGCTTTGGGTCGGATATGGTCTCAAAGTCCTCCTTTGAAAGAGGATCGTCAGGGAGGTTTGGAAAGTTCGGTTCGTAAAAATCTATGGAAGGAAAATAGGAAAAGTAAATATAAACAAAGGGGCATTCAAAAGCTGTCACGGTATTCATGTTCAGTTTGCAGTTCTAGATTAACATAATCTCTCGCACCATTGCTGAATTCATCATAGTTGTCCTGTGGAGCGACCGGTGAAATAAAAGGGTCGTCTGcagaaaaacaaaccaacattAGATGTTTGACAGTTTGGCATCCATTTGCAATATCCCCATCTTCAATTCAACCTGATATTTTCAGCATTCATGTTGTTGAATATTGGACATTGCTTCTGTTAACATAGAGTAGCGCCCTCACCTGCAGAAGTCCATTTCTGCAGCTCGGCTTCCTCCTCCGCTGTGGTTGAGAGGAGTTTAATTAGTATTCCCTTTCATAGACATGGTTTTCCAAAGCTGGTGTTTAGTTTAAATGTTTACAATTCTTAAACCTTGTGAGCCAATGTACCTAGGTTTATTGTACTTTACATAATCACATAATCTATTAATGATGAATCCAGATTTCTAGACGAATTGATCCTCTCCACGCATGTGTTGGTTCTGTTGTGGTGTTTTTGTGGTGATgtgttgtagtgttgtgttgtggtgatgttgtgttgttgtgttgtgatgtgttgttgtgttgttgtggtgtggtgtggtgtggtgttgtgttgtgttgttgtggtgtgttgtgctgtggtgttgtgttgtggtgatgtgttgttgttgttgttgtgtgttgtgttgtgctgtggtgttgtggtgatgtggtgttgtgttgtgatgtgttgttgtgttgttgtggtgtggtggtgttgtgttgtagtgtggtgttgtgttgttgtggtgttgtagtgttgtgctgtggtgttgtgttgtgtgttgttgtggtgtgttgtgttgtgctgtggttatgtgttgttgtgttgtggtgtggtgttgtgttctgttgttgtgttgtggtgatgtgttgtagtgttgtgttgtggttttgtgttgtgttgtggtgtgttgtgctgtggtgatgtgttgttgtgttgtgttgtggtgtgttgttgtggtgttgtgttgtggtgatgtgttgtgttgttgtggtgttgtgttctgttgttgtgttgtgctgtggttatgtgttgttgtggtgtggtgttgtgttctgttgttgtgttgtggtgtgttgtgttgttgtggtgtgttgtggtgtggtgttgtgttctgttgtggtgttgtggtgttgtgttctgttgttgtgttgtgctgcggttatgtgttgttgtggtgtgttgtggtgtggtgttgtgttctgttgttgtgttgtggtgtgttatgttgttgtggtgtgttgtggtgtggtgttgtgttctgttgtggtgttgtgCAGCGCTTGCCTGCTGCGTCGCAGTGGTTCTTGTAGTCTGGACAGCAGTTGCTGAACTTGATACATTCAGGATCACAGGTGCACCTGCGGCCCCTCTTAAAGGCTTCCCCACACCGCCCCTTACACGAGTGTCCtccaggcaaacacacacacggtaaacacacaaaccaagctCCAACACAAGACTACCGCAATGATTAATGAAAACCTCTATAAAGATGTTTAAACGTTTGTACGGTTCGGTGGGTTTTCCTCATTTTAAATCCGTAGTGAAATAACTGCTAAATAAACGGCTGTGGGTTAAACACAATTATTTATTATCATTCATATTATTCACGTTATTGATATTAAGTGTATAAATGTAGGCGCGTTGTCCTTACTTTCGGTGCATTGGGATTCATAGTCCGTGCAGCATTCCTCATGGGCCAGACAGCCGTAGTCACACTGGCACATGTAGCCTCGGTAGAACTCCAGGCCGCAGCGGTCCTTGCAGCTGGCTTTTAAAGGAAGCATTTACAAGCCAAACTCGTGACACTCGTGATTGAGAGTCAAGGCATAACTTCCCCAAGCACTCGGCATTCATGACAACAGAAAGGGAACAACCTTCCAGGAAAGCCTTTGCACATCttcatttttacattttaaatgttttaatttaatttgcatACTCACTTTGGGCCCCAACCCATGAAATGGAGACGGTCATTATAGTGGCCATAGCAGccaggagcagagaggaaggcATGTTAACAGGCTTTGTTTCTCCCTGTAAAACAAGAAAGGCAAATAAACAGTGAACACATGTGACAGATGAATGTTAGGATGAGGAGCTGGTGACTCACCTCCCAAACAGCCTCGGGGATGTTTCCACGTGAATGCTGAAGGTTGGGGCCGAGGTCCTTTTAAAGGCTCAGGGGCTCTCTGACCGCCGTCATAATGCTGGTGACCTCACATCCGCCGCCAGGCGAGCCAGGGAGGGCCTTCGCTTTAGGACGGCCCCGCTTCCACCAATACCATCGCTCCGTTGGaagcacaacaacacacatctgAGCCAGGGACTTTGACATCACAGACTTACCCTTTTTCCGAGACAatgcatttatatattatacactGTGAGCAATGATATTCAATCATAATGGCTTCTTGTAAATATTGGCATTAGATCAATGCTGTTATATGTctatgcatatatttatatatatacatatatatatatatatacatatatatatatatatgtatatatatatatatgagagagagggatagggaaggagagggagacaaactcaaagtgactggagCGGATAGAGCAGTACAGTAAGAGCATACGTTTAGTTTGGTGTTGATGTGTCTGAGAGAAGTTTCACCAGCTCAGCAGTGTCAGCGCACTCGAAACATTGACTCACTGCCCACTACTCGCCTACTAGCATGATGTAGGGTTACACAGTCAAAGGTTCAGTCATTGAAGTCAACACAGGCAGCATGTCAACAGACAGGACATGGTACAACTAAtccattgagagagagagagagagagagagagagagagagagagagagagagagagagagagagagagagagagagagagagagagagagagagagagagagagagagagagggagagagagaataaatatttcaatataaatacattctcctatttcatttttttcaaccAAACTATCTCTAAAAATGATAAATCGACAATGAAAAGGGGAAATTACGAATTGAAACAGTACTCACCACAGTCAATTGAAGTACCTCTACATCGTAGGGTAAGACACAGATAGATCAACTGCGCCCCCATGTGGTAGTTTGACGCTAGTATTGTAagtataatgtaggcctatgcatTGTACATTATTTGTAAATAATATTTGAAATAGCATGATTTATTTCCATTGATTTATTTAGCATCTGTGTTTCTACATTAATGATGGTTTCAGGTGATTCATAGCATCTTAAATACGAGCAGGCCTTAAGTCAAAGGCAAAGACAGGAAAAAAGACATGAAATAGAAGAAGGCATATAATATGATATCCATCATAAAATATGTTGCATTGGTGCGATATGTTATATTCATGTTAAATTAGGGTTTGGAATCGGATGCGTTTATCTCGTTCTATTTCTCTGTTCCCGCTCGACAGGAAACGATTATTCAGATCTGGTTAAAACAGGAAACAGCCCCGTTCACACCTCAGGCCCACTTTGTGCTACTGATCAGTAAAGAATCTGTCTGATGTCACCTGTCACATGCATTAAGAGCTTACTAGGAAACGAAGTCATGGAGATCAATTCCCGTGGAATATCAATGATCCAATAATAAGATGAGCCCCCTTCCTTAATCATTAAATATATACAGACCCCAAACCCGTCCGTTATTGTTCGGCATGAGGACAGTTCTCCAATGGGCCGATAGGGGGCGACAAATAAAAGCTCATGAGTGAgagacacgcatgcacgcacacacaaacacacacacacacacacacacacacacacacacacacacacacacacacacacacacacacacacacacacacacacacacacacacacacacacacacacacaggataataATAGCTCAGAGTAACAGGTGGCGGGATCCACACATACAATCATCCCCGCTGTTTTGattgacattttattttattttggggAGCTGCATGTTAATTAAAGTCTTAACAGAGACCCCAATGGTTTCATCTGTTGTGCCATTCATTGGTCATAACGATGGTaaatgtccatgtgtgtttcttttacTGTCCTGCTGGTTCCTTTGGAGATGAGGGTTGAGCAGATCGTGTGTTTatggcaacccccccccccccccccaataatcACCTCCAATACGCAGTCTGTTACCATTCAACAAAGTGGAGGAGTAGTTATGGcattgcctctgtgtgtgtgtgtgtgtgtgtgtgtgtgtgtgtgtgtgtgtgtgtgtgtgtgtgtgtgtgtgtgtgtgtgtgtgtgtgtgtgtgtgtgtgtgtgtgcgtggtgtgtgtgcggggtgtgtgtgcgtagtgtgtgtggctgatggTTGAAGCAGTCTCACCTGGCCGCGTCTGTTGGGCTCTGGGCccgggaggctgcacacctgttgctcgatGAGTTATCAGTATGGGCCCAAGAAATCCGTCCCAGaggacgacacacacaaacacacacacacacacacacacacacacacacacacacacacacacacacacacacacacacacacacacacacacacacacacacacacacacacacacacacaatagttgTCTGATTAAAGGAGATTGTCTTATTCAACGGAGGATTGTAGATGTTCTTGCTTGGACCAATGTGTCATTGGCTGACCTCCTGGTCGGCGATGTGTTCACCTTTGGGAAATAACAACAGAGTAAAAGTAATACTCTAGGTTTGCTCTGAATTGTATAGTGTTTTCTGTGTTTCCTTAATATTGATATATCAATTAAATCTAAACAAATGATTTTTGTACAGGTATCATCCATTATTTATTGGATGATACCTGTATATTTTACTATATATTTTAGTTACCAACATGAAGCCTCCTGCTGTGCTGCCTCTGGCCTACGGCTGAACCAGTGGCGGGTAACCCGTTAGGGGCCTGGAGGCTCATGAAGTACTAAAGGACCAACCCTCCCTGGAGACAGAAAACATCACATTGTTTTGGTTAATGGAAATAGCTTCTGGCGATGGCAGCAACAAGTGGTGAACATTCTCAGGTCCGCCTCCTGTGTTGATTGTAAATAGCGCCACTGTACGCCTGATTACATATCAAGTGTTTgcattcgttttttattgggtATTTTGTTGATGcaatttaaaatatttgaactgatatgtatatatataatgattTCAGGCCGATCATTTTAAGATTGCTATTTTACATGGTTCATTGAGCAATAAGATATATATTTTAGCAATAATAagtgtacatttaatttatgaAATCTATATATTAAATTATCCATTCATctaaattattaattaatatctTTATTTGAAAAACAGAAGACATGCAGAAACCTCGTACCTGCcaatcatacattatttattaatttttctATGGTTATAAACTTAAAAGACAAATATCCAATGATAACTCGGTATATTTTATAAGGCCCGCCTACAAATGGTTGCTATGCCTACAACAAATGTCTGCCTGAGTGAAAAACTCACAAGCCAATCAGGATCAAGGTGGGTGGGAGTTTGCGCGCTGAACACCGCCGGGTAAAACTCACTCTGATCAAAGCTCTCAGCGGGCTGCTGCTGGACGGAGGGACAGAAGGGGACATGTGTTATAAAGGTCTTCACCAATACGGATTCAGGtaattattgatctttattgaTATATTCTACTGCGTGGAAATGAGTTGGAAAGTACCTCGAGGGACTGCGCCAACACGCCGACTAGTCCTGCATGACAGGGACCATGTTACCCCTGTTCCTCATGTTACTCATGTACTCATGTTACTCACGTTAATTCATGTCCATCCACGTTACCAATGTTATTCCTGCTACCGCACTTCACCCTCCACAGAGACCACAGGGCAGGGATGTGATCGATGTGAGAAACGTCCTTATAGTTAAATGAAGGATGAACCGAGGAAATCTCCTATAGATCTAGTCCTCTACAAAGCGCGTCATCATCCTAATGTTTAATAAATGTCTATAATAGATGTCGCCTGCTTGCTCAGCTTTGATAAACTCATCCTGAATGCGATGAAGAGTTAGGCGACTCATCATCTAATGAATGGCCAGTTGGCCATAGCATATGTGGTCATTTCGCCAACATGTTGTGATGAATCGTTTTGAGTTGTAACGTCACACCTCTTTAACTAATGGATGTCATTTCTTTAAGCATCTAAAGTTTCAAATGAAGAATATGTCTTCATGCTGGGACGTTTGAAAAGAGTTTCTGACTCCTAGTTCTGTGATCCAAGGACGATGGCAGCATTAGGCTGTACTGGGTCATTATTCTGTTATTTAAGCTTCACTAATGTCTTTATTCTGTATACAATGCAACTTGTGTATGTTTATACAGTGAGATCGTAAGGATGATGTATTAAATTCTGCCCTGAAGTCTGTTAACTCAGCCACTCTTGTAGGAATCCCGTTTGAAATGATAGGAGTGTCCTAAAGGTGGGCATATTAATAGTCAGTATCAGCTGTAGCATTTAATAGGACTTAAAGTTATTGGGTCCTTTTGTCCCCGAGACCAGAATTGGAATTAAGATTTCAGTGCTACTTTGTGAATGCAAATCCTTATCTGAGATTAACTGgatacttattttattttctaatcATTTTCATATTCAGATGCTGCTAAATCAGATTTCTGACTTATTGACTGGTGAATGTGAACTCTGAGTGCCTGGTCTGAAAGCCTTCAGGCCGCTCATTATTGTTCTCTCAATTGATGAAAGCATATTCTAGTTACTACTATTCTAGCTGCTACTATAGTCCTCTCCAAACTTTTTGGATCAACAGCTTTATTTGTGGTTACATTTCAGGAACTTTCATTATGATtctcttttatttgtatttgtgtttatttatatgttGTCAAACTGATATTGTTAGATTTATCCAAACTCAGTTGTGAGCAATGATAGGACGTAACCAAGAATATTGCCAAAAAGATGTTGATTAAATGATTGTCCCCCTCTAATTAATTAAGTGTTTGCATGTTGTCGGAAGATTGTCATCCACTGATGCCTGAGCTATCCTGCTGTCTCTGTTGTAATCACCGTCTGTGAGCTGCTGAAGCCAAAGCTGTAGCTTTGATATTTCTTGGCTGGTTTTCCTTCTATCCGTTCTGTAATGTGATACTATAAGGACACAGGTTAGTTTCAAAAGCTGCTTAGAGAAGATTGATACCGTCTGTCAGAGATTTATTTCTAGGAGTCAGAGTTGCTTTCCTTTTACTTACCAAACATATTGCACAAGTCCTCAAAGATCTTTTACCAAACTCACGACAATTTGTAGTCCTTCCCACTAAATAAGAAGTGAGAGAAAGCAGTTCACTGTAATATGCGATGCAGTTGCAAACCATCCCTTTTTCTAAGATAGTCAATGCATTGACATTTCAGTCCTGACCCTGCAGTACAATATTCCTTGCTTCTCCGACCCAGAGTCAAGTTTTCGGCTCAGTTGATAAGATCATCAGTTTGGGTTCAATGGAGATTGAACAACTGTAAAGCAAAACTATACTTAAATGTATCAAGTATATCTCCTAGCGCCTGCGTTTCATATGCTGGTTGAGCAATGCTGCATGATGGCATGGGGTGCTGGTGATTGTGCTTGTTAAGATAATTTTAGACTTAATAGACCAAGCACTGGCTCTAAATGCTGGCTGTCAACTTCATCTCGCATAGCTACCGGGGTCTTCCTGTCCAGAGCACAGTAATACAGTAATACAGTAATACAACCTTAATCATCAGCACATGTGTGTTCAAGACTAGAGGAGGCTGAGCTGATTGCGTTCACTTGAGTTACTTTAGTATTTTGCGCTTCCAGGACCTTAATGAGCCGACCTCAGCCAtagggaagaggaaggggcGCTGACGGGGATGGTGACAGAAGTGCAGGCAGGTGCATTAGTTTAGCAGTCTCAACTCTCCCCCAGCTGGGCCTCCGATACCTGCCTCTCTCTGAACCCCGGGATCCTCTTCCCTCCGCCCTGGTTCTGAtccacccccaacccccgctCCTCTGGCCCCTCCTGGCTCCCCCAGGCAGCCTGGTATGGTGCCATTGGCAGATATTAATTATAGATGGCGAGGCCCTCTGCTATATAGGCTACCCTGCTGTGGGGCCTCCCCGAGCTGGCTCTCAGAGCAGGGCGGCAGGGGCCAAGGCTGTTACATCACACAACCACCAGGGAGCTTCGCCGTAGCACGTCTGATTGCGGGGTCACTCTCTACTATGGATGAACTCTGCCCCTTGTCTCCTCGTAGAGCCGATGGGAGGGTTCCCCGAGCCCCCTCCAACCCTCACCAGCCCCCGCAGCACGCAGCCTCTGGGGCCAGTCCTGGGGCTATTTCTGGGGGACTGGTTCTGGAGATGCTGGGCATTTTGCTAGTGAcaagagaggtggaggtttGTGAGGACGGCTGCAGCCTGTGGCAGGCCGTTTGGACAGGACTAGGGTGTCTTTGGGACTGTTGTAGATTAACTTAAAGGATCTCAGACAGGTCGGTAGACGTACGCCACAGAGCTGCTCCAGGACATCACTTCACAACCGCTGTTCTGGAGGTGTGGTGGAAGTCCTTTTATTTCAACAAGCTAGACAGATAGAAGTGGTTTGGGAAAGGAAGGCTTTAAGCAGGACATTACGATGTTTCAGCTCACAACCTTCTGGAATTAAATTTGAGCGAAAATTCTGTCTGGTCCATAAAATGATGTGTATTATGTAATTAATAATTATATCCTCGATcattgacctttttattttggaACGTGTTTTAAAGAGATCGTCTCCTCCGCCCATGAGGCTCAAAACAACCACGAAATATATCAAAAAATATTTCCACATAAATGATTACATCGCACAAAAGAAACAATGGTggacaatgaatgaatgaagctCAGAGCTGATGTGGAGGGCCCCGGTGCCTCATGCCTGGATGCCATCAGAGTCATGTGGTGCCCTCTCCTCCCAGTCTGTCCTCTGGCACGCTGACAGTGGCTGGACTGGACTGGACCCTGTAGTGACAGAGCGACATTGAGGCCCGGACAATGAGTGTCCCTGAGGGCTCTAAACACGCAACTCGTTCTCCCTCATTTTCCTATCTCGCTCTCTGGCCCTGCACCTTTATGCCTCTCAGCTCTTCTGCAGCTTCtggtctctgcctctccctccattTGGAATGAGTGCAAAGGCTCATTTGCAGGTTAatttgtttgtggatgtgtgtgtgtgtgggggggtgaagAAGCCATCAGGGGCCATGTTATTATGAACgtgaacattattattattattatttcctctttattatctatttatttttggcGCAGTACTATTTGGATAAAGGTTGATGTGTGCAGAGTGAATGATGTTCAGAATGTCGCTGAGCCGTCCAGGAGACTGTAGAGCGGCCCGCAGCGCAATGATCTCTTCTCTGCTGTCACCTTTTATTACTCACAGTCTCGGCCCTGTGAAGGCTGCAAATGATTCAGGAAATTATCATCTTTAAAATCCTTCTTCATGTTGAGCTGCCAATAAATCCAATATCCTAGATACTAGGCATGGGTAGACTTGGGTAGTTTCCCTTACTGTATTCCCACCCTCTCCTATTCCCCTCCTGTAGAGTCGGTCCTACTCTGTCTCAGCCTCTTAGCTTCCACCATCTCAATGTCAGCGCGGCGATCTGATGAAATCATGTACGGCATCGTGGAGTAACACGGGACGGGGACCGTTTGTCACGTCGCCCACCTTGTCCTCCCGCTCTGTGTTCATCCCCCACATttatcctccttcctcttcaccttctccctcccccctccctccctccctcccccctccctccctcccccctccctccctccctcccccctccctccctccccagagccAAAGACAGATGGGTCCATCCGGCCGATCAGTGGTGTGCTGCTCTGTTGTTACTTTCTGTTCATGTTTCTCTTCTCTCACTTTCATTTCCAGAGCAGTGAaggtaggtggaggtggtgggggagggagggggagggagggggggtagcaGCTGGACAGAAGCACCAGATCAATGAGGGAACCCACAGATAGAGCTGAGGTCTGCACAATCACATGCAGCATCTGTTTCCTTTTACGTTGTTCCATGAACTGAGAGTTCTGTGACCAAAACAgtgttttctctctgtctctctctttccttcgtTCTTTGACGCCTCCCTGCCGTCCATGGAGACCTCCTGTGTGTTGTCGCCTTGTGACGGGGGAACGGTCACGGGGCTGCTGCAGAGAGAGTTTATCTTGGTCAACGGTTTGGGTGGCTGGTGGCATCGCCTGCCTGGGGGTTCCTGATATCAATTAACCGGCGGGCCAAGAGACGCCGGGTCGAGTCTTTCAACATTTATTCCCTTTATCACAGACGCGCTCCAGAGACCCATTCAACTCAATTTATTGACGGCCCTTTCTCGGTCCATGACTAACCCGTGGTCTTAAATGGACGTGAGGAATGCTGCAGGAATACCCGCTGCAGACCTTAGAGCGTCTGATAGGAGTGGTCCCTCTTCTGGGGCGGCTACCGGGCGCTAGGTAAGCGTTTGGCAGACGTTAAATCACTCCAAGCACCAGCTGTACGGGGACATTACCACAGCATTTTCCTGTAGCCCGTAGATTGGAGCCGGTTACTGTGTCCTTGCTTCCAAGCGGGAAGCAAGGACACAATCAGCCACAAGCTGATGTGTGGTGAGCTCTGAGCTGGGGACAGTGGCAGCGGGCCAAGCAGAGACCCAGGTGAGGCcgccacacgtgtgtgtgtgtgtgtgtgtgtgtgtgtgtgtgtgtgtgtgtgtgtgtgtgtgtgtgtgtgtgtgtgtgtgtgtgtgtgtgtgtgtgtgtgtgtgtgtgtgtgtccgactcTAAAATAGGGAATCAGTACAGCAGCCAGATTGACAACATGAAGCAGGATGGACAAAGAGAGGAGAGCCTTTGTATTGTCCCAGTCTAGGGCGGTAGGGGTACACCAGCAGCTATGTTGGACCCTTCCTTTGCCCAGACTCTGCCCAATGGGCAAACCCAAAGGTCAGGAAAGGTCAACTGGTGACATTTAACCTTCCTCTTGTTCCTTGAAGTGTTTTGAGGTCAGGCATCAGACTGTCATGTTAAAACCAAAGCAAGCAAATGTCTTCAAGCAGAGGCACGATGAGTGGAGGTCCAGCTGAAATATGTCTTCTGCTACTTATCACCGGCTTCCATTATCACTTTGTCACTTCTACTGGATTGGTCAATCAATCAAGAGCTTTAATAATCCTAAGATTTTATTTGATAACTTGATAGATTCATTGTGGCTCATTTAattctgtctgtgtttataCGTGTGCTAGAAACACTAAGTCTTACATTA
It includes:
- the prg4b gene encoding proteoglycan 4b isoform X1, with translation MPSSLLLAAMATIMTVSISWVGAQTSCKDRCGLEFYRGYMCQCDYGCLAHEECCTDYESQCTERHSCKGRCGEAFKRGRRCTCDPECIKFSNCCPDYKNHCDAAAEEEAELQKWTSADDPFISPVAPQDNYDEFSNDFYEPNFPNLPDDPLSKEDFETISDPKPTQAILPDMGGSDLTKPFNQDIALPDSDLQTRQEFGASGTDGYETIEPSVPLIYPTDSTTYPDLTTNPTESTTYPDLTTNPTESTTTPDLTTNPTESTTTPDLTTNPTESTTYPDLTTNPTESTTTPDLTTNPTESTTTPDLTTNPTESTTTPDLTTNPTESTTYPDLTTNPTESTTTPDLTTNPTESTTTPDLTTNPTESTTTPDLTTNPTESTTTPDLTTNPTESTTYPDLTTNPTESTTYPDLTTNPTESTTYPDLTTNPTESTTYPDLTTNPTESTTTPDLTTNPTESTTTPDLTTNPTESTTYPDLTTNPTESTTTPDLTTNPTESTTTPDLTTNPTESTTTPDLTTNPTESTTYPDLTTNPTESTTTPDLTTNPTESTTYPELTTNPTESTTTPDLTTNPTESTTYPELTTNPTESTTTPDLTTNPTESTTTPDLTTNPTESTTTPDLTMTPTSRVDVTPSVVPGATGATQAYSSSEASTSSVPTPPSPGPPSDTLSTLLPPTTDPTVKGNQEEGRVSSTPTTSEPSTTPQARPNRPLPNRLTPAANKPSWVRPTPKPNQRPSYQADDSNDMNLCSGRPVGAVTTLGNGTIVVFRGHYFWLLDRNRVPGPARRITQVWGVPSPVDTAFTRCNCQGKTYIFKGSLYWRFHNDVVDPGYPKFIHHGFDGLRGQITAALSVPQYQSRRESVYFFKRGGLVQKYSYQLGTGSTCGKKRQYSINIVRHRMARQAVSVLEPSIRISMSWRGFPTSVTSAVSVPSRRTPEGYKYYVFSRSKYYNVQMNTPQPAIVVPPVQAAPQQTSNTFFRCP
- the prg4b gene encoding proteoglycan 4b isoform X2, translating into MGWGPNCKDRCGLEFYRGYMCQCDYGCLAHEECCTDYESQCTERHSCKGRCGEAFKRGRRCTCDPECIKFSNCCPDYKNHCDAAAEEEAELQKWTSADDPFISPVAPQDNYDEFSNDFYEPNFPNLPDDPLSKEDFETISDPKPTQAILPDMGGSDLTKPFNQDIALPDSDLQTRQEFGASGTDGYETIEPSVPLIYPTDSTTYPDLTTNPTESTTYPDLTTNPTESTTTPDLTTNPTESTTTPDLTTNPTESTTYPDLTTNPTESTTTPDLTTNPTESTTTPDLTTNPTESTTTPDLTTNPTESTTYPDLTTNPTESTTTPDLTTNPTESTTTPDLTTNPTESTTTPDLTTNPTESTTTPDLTTNPTESTTYPDLTTNPTESTTYPDLTTNPTESTTYPDLTTNPTESTTYPDLTTNPTESTTTPDLTTNPTESTTTPDLTTNPTESTTYPDLTTNPTESTTTPDLTTNPTESTTTPDLTTNPTESTTTPDLTTNPTESTTYPDLTTNPTESTTTPDLTTNPTESTTYPELTTNPTESTTTPDLTTNPTESTTYPELTTNPTESTTTPDLTTNPTESTTTPDLTTNPTESTTTPDLTMTPTSRVDVTPSVVPGATGATQAYSSSEASTSSVPTPPSPGPPSDTLSTLLPPTTDPTVKGNQEEGRVSSTPTTSEPSTTPQARPNRPLPNRLTPAANKPSWVRPTPKPNQRPSYQADDSNDMNLCSGRPVGAVTTLGNGTIVVFRGHYFWLLDRNRVPGPARRITQVWGVPSPVDTAFTRCNCQGKTYIFKGSLYWRFHNDVVDPGYPKFIHHGFDGLRGQITAALSVPQYQSRRESVYFFKRGGLVQKYSYQLGTGSTCGKKRQYSINIVRHRMARQAVSVLEPSIRISMSWRGFPTSVTSAVSVPSRRTPEGYKYYVFSRSKYYNVQMNTPQPAIVVPPVQAAPQQTSNTFFRCP